The following coding sequences lie in one Corticium candelabrum chromosome 10, ooCorCand1.1, whole genome shotgun sequence genomic window:
- the LOC134186158 gene encoding uncharacterized protein LOC134186158, whose protein sequence is MGAIIEVAKEVKRLDLRETVENAEAAYQQLNTSMGWSAAKECLDNVFAVSSDMIYCGVAMALKCFTLLSANPKRKEQFVSDEEFDKITKLQLITRGVPGKVSRSRYSESVGKAVESVIACKEALDKNDVEQMAFQIPHMKENVNMLSRFLVNPNSTLMQDVAKEAEFKPGDFVFNVYAVFLPYVEGIKMLCAFTTLESLRDDSQTPDIEKQCDDAKDYFKYSEVERSIRHSFDALRTIRSRDTVTVTNRSLGGNWSIRGGKKSPKGLWVTCSDIQKTDGSVAKIFERDEIPEEICSQTISISETVLKIGDTVALNYLGYGYVYRFPGSWITSPDYCFYRDTVQEVKLHGGGVDTMQWRIESRYKEKGEEIRDGDEIYLHCNVQGGRDNLYLTCNYDGYVTTSGNKQVYRVNALRLMDKD, encoded by the coding sequence ATGGGCGCCATTATCGAGGTAGCAAAAGAAGTGAAGCGATTGGATCTGAGAGAGACTGTCGAAAACGCGGAAGCGGCGTATCAACAGCTGAACACAAGTATGGGATGGAGCGCGGCAAAAGAATGCCTAGACAACGTTTTTGCCGTATCGAGCGACATGATATATTGTGGCGTAGCAATGGCTTTAAAATGCTTTACCCTCTTGTCGGCTAACCCAAAACGCAAAGAGCAGTTTGTGTCTGACGAAGAGTTCGACAAGATCACCAAACTGCAACTGATAACCAGAGGCGTTCCTGGCAAAGTCTCTCGAAGTCGATACAGTGAGAGCGTAGGAAAGGCTGTCGAGAGTGTGATCGCTTGCAAAGAGGCTCTAGATAAGAATGACGTCGAACAAATGGCTTTCCAGATTCCTCACATGAAGGAAAATGTCAACATGTTGTCTCGGTTTCTTGTCAATCCCAATTCGACGCTAATGCAAGACGTCGCCAAAGAGGCTGAGTTCAAACCTGGTGattttgttttcaatgtttATGCAGTATTTTTGCCGTACGTGGAAGGTATCAAAATGCTGTGCGCCTTTACGACGCTCGAGAGTTTGAGAGACGACTCGCAAACTCCAGATATCGAGAAACAGTGCGACGACGCCAAAGACTACTTCAAGTACTCCGAGGTTGAGAGAAGCATAAGGCACAGCTTCGATGCTCTTCGCACAATTCGCAGTAGAGACACCGTCACAGTGACCAACCGAAGCCTTGGCGGAAACTGGTCGATTCGCGGGGGTAAGAAATCTCCGAAGGGCTTGTGGGTGACCTGCAGTGACATTCAAAAGACGGACGGATCAGTAGCAAAGATATTTGAACGAGATGAGATACCGGAAGAGATTTGCTCTCAAACCATTTCTATTTCTGAGACGGTATTAAAGATTGGTGACACTGTAGCTCTCAACTATTTGGGTTACGGTTACGTTTACCGTTTCCCCGGCAGCTGGATTACTTCTCCAGATTATTGCTTTTACCGTGACACCGTACAAGAGGTTAAGCTTCATGGAGGTGGAGTGGATACGATGCAGTGGAGAATAGAGTCGCGTTACAAAGAGAAGGGCGAGGAAATCCGCGATGGAGATGAGATATATTTGCACTGCAACGTACAGGGCGGACGTGATAACCTCTACCTTACATGCAACTACGATGGATACGTCACCACAAGCGGAAACAAGCAAGTTTATCGCGTTAACGCGCTTCGTCTGATGGACAAAGATTAA